DNA sequence from the Methanofollis formosanus genome:
CAAGATGGACAAAGAGGACCGGAGCGCGTTGCACGAGGCGATGGAACAGCAGACGGTATCCATCGCCAAGGCCGGGATCACCGCGACGTTGAAGTCGCGCTGCGCTCTGCTGGGTGCGGCGAACCCGAAGATGGGTCGCTTCGACGAGTACGCCCCCATCGCCGAGCAGATCAACATGCCGCCCTCCCTCCTCTCGCGTTTCGACCTCATCTTCATCATGACCGACAAACCCGACTCGGCGCGGGACATGGCCATCGCCGAGCACATCCTCAAATCCCACTCGGTCGGCGAACTGATCGAGAAGAAGAAGCGAATGCCGGTCGAAGGGGTGGACGACGCCTACATCGAGCAGCAGCTCAAACCGGTCACTCCCGACATCGACCCGCTCCTCTTCAGGAAGTACATCGCGTACGCCAAGCGGACCTGTTTCCCGACGATCGTTCCCGAGGCGAAGGAGGCGCTGCGTGACTACTATCTCAAACTCAGGGACCTCGCCGACACCAACAAACCGGTGCCGGTGACGGCGCGACAGCTCGAAGCGCTGGTCAGACTGGGCGAGGCGAGCGCACGGATCCGGCTCTCCCAGACGGTCGACATCGAGGACGCCAAGCGCGTCATCAAGATCGTCGACACCTGCCTGCGGCAGGTGGCCTACGACGCCGAGTCCGGCACCTTCGACATCGACAAGTGGACGACCGGGATCTCGAAGCAGCAGCGCGACATCGTGCGGACGGTCAAGGAAGCGATCCGCGACCTCGGCGGCGAGGACGGGTCGGCACACCTCGAACAGGTGGTCGAGGAGATGCTCAAGCAGGGCTTCACGAAGGAGAAGATCGAGGCGGCGGTCAAGATGCTCAGGAACCAGGGCGAAGTGATCGAGACGCGGCCGGGAGTCGTGCGGTTGCTGGAGCGTGACTTCTGATGGCCGACGAGATCACCGACGTGGTCGGCGAGTGGGTCGCTTTCCTCTCCAGGTACTGCAAGCGAGAGGTCGCGGAGGTCGAGCGCGAGTTCCCGTTCAAGCGCTCGGTGTACATCGACTACCAGACCCTGCAGGCCTCGGGCGCTTCGGGCTTGCGTCTGGCCGACGAGGTGATCGAGAAACCGGGCAAGGCGATCGGGGACATCAGGGACGCCCTGCGCCAGATGACCGTCATCGACGAGGAGAAGGTCAGGAAGGTCAACATCCGCTTCCACCATATCGAGCGGGTCACCGGGATCAGGGACATCAGGGCCTTCCACATCAACCGCTTCGTCTCGGTCCAGGGGATCATCAGGAAGACCACCGACGTCCGTCCCAGGATCATCGAGGCCTTCTTCCAGTGTCCGGGGTGCGGGACCGAGACGCGGATCCGGCAGGGCCTCGGGCAATTCGAGGAGCCCGACGAGTGCGCGAACCCGGAGTGCCGGCGGAAAAAACTGAAGATGATCCCGGCGCGGTCGCGTTTCGTCGACTCGCAGAAGGTGCGGGTGCAGGAATCCCCCGAGGGGTTGCGCGGCGGCGAGCGCCCGCAGACCCTCGACGTCGAGGTGGCCGACGACCTCACCGGTGCGATCGCTCCCGGCGACCGGGTGGTCCTCAACGGCGTCCTCCGCTCGAAACAGCGGGTGAACTACGGGACGAAGTCCACGCTCTTCGACCTCTACCTGGAATGTTCCTCGGTGGAGTCGCCTGAGAAGGAGTTCGAGGAGGTGAACATCTCAGAGGAGGACGAGGCGACGATCCGGGCGCTCTCAGAGGATCCGGAGTTGTACCAGAAGATCACCGCCTCGATCGCCCCGTCCATCTACGGGAACACCGAGGTGAAGGAGGCGATCGCCCTGCAACTCTTCGGCGGGGTGGCGAAAGACCTGCCCGATGGGTCGCGTCTGCGCGGCGACATCCACATGCTTCTCGTCGGCGACCCGGGGATCGCGAAGTCGCAGATGCTCCGCTATGTCGTCAAACTCTCGCCGCGGGGGATCTATACCTCCGGCAAGTCCTCCACCTCCGCGGGATTGACGGCGACGGCGGTGAAGGACGACTTCGGCGACGGGAGTTGGACCCTGGAGGCCGGTGCCCTGGTCCTCGCCGACATGGGGGTCGCGGCCGTGGACGAGATGGACAAGATGGCCAAGGAGGACCGCAGCGCCCTGCACGAGGCGATGGAGCAGCAGACGATCTCGGTGGCGAAGGCCGGGATCACGGCGACGCTCCGCTCGCGCTGTGCGCTCCTCGGCGCGGCCAACCCCAAACTCGGGCGGTTCGATGCTTACGCACCCATCGCCGAGCAGATCAACATGCCGCCCTCGCTCCTCTCCCGCTTCGACCTCATCTTCATCATGACCGACAAGCCCGACGAGAAGCGGGACTCGGCGATCGCCAACCACATCGTCTCGGCGCACCGGGTGGGCGAGTTGATCATGCAGCAGCAGACCGGCCCGGTCTCCCCCGACCACGCCGAACTTCTGGCCGCGGAGAGCGTCACCGTCGACCCGCCTATCCCGCCCGACGTACTCCGCAAATATGTCGCGTACTCGAAGCGGTACATCACCCCCCTCATCACCGACGAGGCGCGGGAGATCCTCATCGCCTACTATCTCAAACTCCGTCACCTGGCAGACGAGAACAAACCGGTGCCGGTGACGGCGCGGCAACTCGAAGCTCTGGTCCGCCTCGGCGAGGCGAGCGCACGCATCCGGCTCTCACGCACCGTCGAACCCGCGGACGCCGAGCGCGTCGTCAAGATCGTCGACCTCTGTCTCCGGCAGGTGGCCTACGACGCCGAGACCGGCACGCTGGACATCGACAAGTGGGCGAGCGGGATCACCAAGAAGAAACGCGACCTCATCCGCACGATCAAAGACACGATCAAAGAACTCAGCGGCGAGGACGGCACGGCCAGGACCGCCGAGGTGATCGAGGCCCTGGCCCGAGAAGGCTTCGACCGCGAGGACGTCGAGGAGCAACTGGAGAAGATGTTCCGCTTCGGCCAGGCGATGCAGCCGAGGCGGGGGATCGTGCGGTTGATCTGAGGGACCAATGGTTTCTTTTTTTTCGGCTCTGTAGAAAACATCCTCTTTTCATCACCTCAACCCCCCGGTGAACTGAATCCATCGCCTTCCTGCATGCTCACGTTTCGGGGGGAGAGGCTCCGAGACCCCCATGATAGGGCCGGGAAGGCGGAGAAATGGCCATGAAGATGGGGTTGCAGTCCCCCCCCTATCGTGGTGCGGGGGGACTCGGGGGGGCGGCCAGCCCCCCGGAGAGAGAGCAATCCAGATGATTTCAACAAAGCCCTACAAAGCCTATTTTTTCCAATATGCAGAGACTGAGCTCACAAGCCACATATACAAATAGATTTATACAACCTGCCGTGGACGCCTGAACAGACGTCCAACAGGGGGTCGGGCATCTTTGATCGGTGTACACGCTCGGCCCCTTGTGACTGCCTGGAAGGCCAATCGGGTTGTTGGTTTTCATCAGAGATGGCCGTTGCGATCCTCCGCCTTCCAGGAGAAATTGGGAGGAAATCAGATGAACAAAAGGACTGGGATGTGGTCATTCTCCATACTCATGGCACTGTTGCTGGTGAGTATGGCGACGGGAGCAAGTGCAGATTCTCTTTCTGAATATTCAGACGAAAACCGGATTTTCGAAGAAAAAGCCCTTAAAGTGGTTTCTGAAAGGAATAATATTCCTATAGAACAACTGGAGATCCGTCATTCGGCAGTAGCGCAGTATCCTCTCACGGGTGAGATAATACACTCATATAAAGTGCGGGATACGCAATCAGAGGAGTATTATCCAGTCAGTATAGATGAAAAGCAGAATGTCGTGGATGTCGATCGAGTTGCAGAAACAGAGCAAGCAGAGTATGCGGATCGATATGGAAAGTTCTCTCCAGATCTATACAAAAAACTCCAGAAAGCAGACCCGGATGAGAACATATCCATATGGATCTGGATGACCGAGCCAGAAAACATGCCTGAGATCGAAAAGGACGCGAGTGACAAAAAACAAGAGGAATCGCGCGAGTCCCGAACACAGATGTATCTCTCGCATGAAAAGCCGGTGATCGATCTTCTCAGGGCAGAAGGGATCGAGATCACCTATGCCAGCAAACTCTCTCCGTCGATATTTGCCGACCTGCCTCCTGATATGATACTCGAACTGAGCACAAGATCCGATGTCGTATCGATCGCCCTTTCAGGGTCGGGTAAAGTTGAACTGAATTCTGCGGCACCGTCGGTGAAGGCACCTGATGTCTGGAATCGGGGGATCACAGGATCGGGGGTCCAAATTGCAGTTATTGAAGATCAAGGCATTGCATTTACAAATCCATATTTAGCCGAAGGAAGTTATTACGATCCTCCAGAATCAACTTCAGATTTGAGTGATCATGCAACCTGGGTTGCTGGCATCATTGCAAGCACCCACCAGTCATATCGGGGTATTGCAAACGGCTGTCCCGCTCTCATGAGTGCAAACGCAGGAGATGAATTTACGGACAGCGATATCATTACAGCGACAGAGTGGGCGATTGCAAACGGGGCAGATATCCTTTCATGTAGTTTTATGTGGCCGTGGAGCATCAACGATCCTCCGGAAGAACTCCATACCCTCCACATGAACCAGATGGACCGGTATTATGATCATGTCGTCTATTATGATCATAAGACTGTCGTCAAATCTGCGGGTAATCTCGGAAGCACTGGTGGAAACATCACAAGTCCGGGACTCGCGTATAATGTGATAACTGTCGGGGCATACGACGATCACGACTCTGCAACATGGTCAGACGATGCTGTGACATACTATTCAAGTTTCAAAGATCCGATATCAAGTCATGGCGACAGGGAAAAACCCGAAGTTGTTGCACCAAGCGGAATCGACGATGAAATCAGTATGTTCTCAACATCGAGATCGAATCCATGGATATCCGATGCAGGCGCCGGAACCAGTTTTGCCGCACCAGTCGTTTCCGGTGAAGCAGCGCTTCTCATAGACCGAGTCGATTGGCTCGAAAACTACCCTGAATCCGTCAAAGCTGCCATCATGGCGTCTGCGATCAACAACCTCGAAGGAGAAAGTAGATTAAGTGATAGAGACGGAGCAGGCGGAGTCGACTGCTCGATAGCTGATGATATTGCAGGGGACAATCACGTTTTCCACGAAACGCTACTCTATTTTGACTTCCCAAAAGTTTATGAGATCTACGCATCAAGAGGACAGGTGATCCGTGCTGTCCTTTGTTGGAACTCGCATCCCAATGATAATCATCCTCCGTCAAGCGATCCACTACGATCTGACCTGGACCTCACAGTTTACGATCCTGACAGTAATTTAATTACAGATTCGGTTAGCTTCGACAATAGTTATGAGATCGTCGAATTCACAGCACCAGTCAGTGGAACATATACGATACAGGTAGATCGGAGTGATCTGGACGATGATTTTGAACGGATCGGCTTTGCATACTGTTATGCATGAGATTATCAACCTTTTTTTAGCTGCAGGAATTCATTCGATGAGGTGAAACAATGAAAAAAATTTTGCCGGCACTCATGCTGACTATCATTGCGGTAGTCATTGCGGGTTGTATGAATGCAGATATTCCACCTCCAGCAAATATTTCCACAACCCCCTCTCCCTCTCTTGATACTCCTCTGTCTCCTACACCCACACTCCACGATGATCGTGGCGTCAGGGTGTTCACCGATCATGGGTCATACTATATCGGCGGCATCGTGACCTTCGGGATCGAGAACAACGGACATGAAAAAATCGAGTTCCTGTTCGGTGCCCCGATCTCCACCCAGATAAAACAGAACGGCACCTGGATCAGTTTCAGGGCATTTGGCGTGAATATGGGGCCGACAGAAAATATCTGGTCTGTTCATCCCGGCGAAACGAAAACGTTCATGTGGGATACCAGTAAAGGCTGCCGGATCGCCGACAAAAAGATGACAACCCCACCCCCTGGTCAGTACAGAATCGTCTTTCACGGGGGTTTTGCATCCGATGAGTTCACCCTCATGGAGAGGCCAGAAGGCGAACCTGCGATGTACAACATATCCACCTTCTCAGACGGTTCCCACCTGGAGATCGTCACCGATGAAACATCGTACTCTGCCGGCGACGTCGTTACGTTCCAGGTCATAAACAATGGTGCTGAAGAAAGTCGTTTTCCTTCAAACACTCCCCTCGAGATCCAGACGAAAACAAACGGCAACTGGACCCCTGCCGAAATTCTCCCCTGCACAGACTATCATATACTGTCTAATGGCTGGAATCTTCAACCAGGTGAGACGGAAACCTACTGGTGGGACACCGGCGGCACAAAATGCGAATCCTGGTTCGAGGAGAACATGACCGCACCTCCGGGGATATACCGGATCGTCCTCAGATTCGGCACTTACAAAGGCCCCATCGAGTTCGTATCCGGGGAGTTCACCATTCAAGAGATCCGAAGAGGAGCATGAGGGGAGGACAGAGGAGAAATGCGAAACTTATCACTTTTACTCCTCTTTCTCGTTCTGATCTCGGCCATAGGGTGCTGTGTCGAGGAGGAGACCGAGAAGATCTCCGCCCCCGCAACCACCTCCAACCCGGCATCGACAGCGAAGGAACAGTACGGCATCGACCTCTCCACGATTCCCGTCGACACCCCCGAACTCATCACGACGAACGGATCCTCTATCGCCGCGATCGCGCTTCAGGATAAAAGGGCACAGGAACTGATCAGGCGCGGTGGGATCCCGGAAAAAATTGCGGTGATATTCCATTCGTGTCCGCGAGATGATCCGTACTGTGATCGAGATCCGAAACTCTTCATCAGGTACCGGGACATCCTCTTCGCCTTCATCGTCGATGAAGAGGCTGGCGAAGTGCGAGGCGGAGGTGCACAGGTACCGAATTCTCCTGATCAAAACAAACCCTCCCCGACCTATTATAAAATCAGGGATGTTTCCAACCGTACCGATTCCGTCTATCTGGGC
Encoded proteins:
- a CDS encoding immunoglobulin-like domain-containing protein — its product is MKKILPALMLTIIAVVIAGCMNADIPPPANISTTPSPSLDTPLSPTPTLHDDRGVRVFTDHGSYYIGGIVTFGIENNGHEKIEFLFGAPISTQIKQNGTWISFRAFGVNMGPTENIWSVHPGETKTFMWDTSKGCRIADKKMTTPPPGQYRIVFHGGFASDEFTLMERPEGEPAMYNISTFSDGSHLEIVTDETSYSAGDVVTFQVINNGAEESRFPSNTPLEIQTKTNGNWTPAEILPCTDYHILSNGWNLQPGETETYWWDTGGTKCESWFEENMTAPPGIYRIVLRFGTYKGPIEFVSGEFTIQEIRRGA
- a CDS encoding minichromosome maintenance protein MCM: MADEITDVVGEWVAFLSRYCKREVAEVEREFPFKRSVYIDYQTLQASGASGLRLADEVIEKPGKAIGDIRDALRQMTVIDEEKVRKVNIRFHHIERVTGIRDIRAFHINRFVSVQGIIRKTTDVRPRIIEAFFQCPGCGTETRIRQGLGQFEEPDECANPECRRKKLKMIPARSRFVDSQKVRVQESPEGLRGGERPQTLDVEVADDLTGAIAPGDRVVLNGVLRSKQRVNYGTKSTLFDLYLECSSVESPEKEFEEVNISEEDEATIRALSEDPELYQKITASIAPSIYGNTEVKEAIALQLFGGVAKDLPDGSRLRGDIHMLLVGDPGIAKSQMLRYVVKLSPRGIYTSGKSSTSAGLTATAVKDDFGDGSWTLEAGALVLADMGVAAVDEMDKMAKEDRSALHEAMEQQTISVAKAGITATLRSRCALLGAANPKLGRFDAYAPIAEQINMPPSLLSRFDLIFIMTDKPDEKRDSAIANHIVSAHRVGELIMQQQTGPVSPDHAELLAAESVTVDPPIPPDVLRKYVAYSKRYITPLITDEAREILIAYYLKLRHLADENKPVPVTARQLEALVRLGEASARIRLSRTVEPADAERVVKIVDLCLRQVAYDAETGTLDIDKWASGITKKKRDLIRTIKDTIKELSGEDGTARTAEVIEALAREGFDREDVEEQLEKMFRFGQAMQPRRGIVRLI
- a CDS encoding S8 family serine peptidase, which gives rise to MNKRTGMWSFSILMALLLVSMATGASADSLSEYSDENRIFEEKALKVVSERNNIPIEQLEIRHSAVAQYPLTGEIIHSYKVRDTQSEEYYPVSIDEKQNVVDVDRVAETEQAEYADRYGKFSPDLYKKLQKADPDENISIWIWMTEPENMPEIEKDASDKKQEESRESRTQMYLSHEKPVIDLLRAEGIEITYASKLSPSIFADLPPDMILELSTRSDVVSIALSGSGKVELNSAAPSVKAPDVWNRGITGSGVQIAVIEDQGIAFTNPYLAEGSYYDPPESTSDLSDHATWVAGIIASTHQSYRGIANGCPALMSANAGDEFTDSDIITATEWAIANGADILSCSFMWPWSINDPPEELHTLHMNQMDRYYDHVVYYDHKTVVKSAGNLGSTGGNITSPGLAYNVITVGAYDDHDSATWSDDAVTYYSSFKDPISSHGDREKPEVVAPSGIDDEISMFSTSRSNPWISDAGAGTSFAAPVVSGEAALLIDRVDWLENYPESVKAAIMASAINNLEGESRLSDRDGAGGVDCSIADDIAGDNHVFHETLLYFDFPKVYEIYASRGQVIRAVLCWNSHPNDNHPPSSDPLRSDLDLTVYDPDSNLITDSVSFDNSYEIVEFTAPVSGTYTIQVDRSDLDDDFERIGFAYCYA